The DNA sequence cagtgcccctactaacaaatgatcatcccccaaactctcgcagcacatctgcagaccattcgctacacaccagtgtgccacggcacagtggtggaaaatggctgGTGACATATGGTGTTAGCAGTGCTTGGAAACAAGTGATTCATTGGTTTAGTGGCTCATGCTTTTCTCTTATCCTTTTCTATTCTGCATCACAGGCAATTACCGGACTCAACTGTTTGATAAACAGCAGGAAATGTACCTCCCTGCTACCCCGGGCCTTGGCATGTTTGTGGAAGTGAAGGATCCTGATGACAAGGTATATGAGGGCAGGAGCCTGTTACTGTGCATTTTGCCACCTACAGATGTATGCCTCAGGAGTGCTATATAGTGAAACCACAGAATGTTCTTGCAGAAAAGAATGAGATGAAATGCAGGGCTTTTAGACTCATTTCCTTTCTGAACCTGTTTGTTGCACTATAAGAGCCTTTGCTTTGGTTGCATTTTGCTGGCCTGTTGTCTTATACTTGGCATTTCAGGCATCTGGTTACTTTTATCAGTGATGAAGGAGCAGAATTacacttgtatttttttttcccttctgtgaaCACACCAGCAGGTCTTTGGGCTTGGTACATAGGTACTTGCTGAACCATCTCTTTTGATAACTATCCATTTTTAGAGATGCCTTCCATTTTCACGGGAAGGTGGTCATAGGAAAACCATGTTTTGTACTAAGAGTTATCTGCATAGAGTTTTCAGGCTGTCCCTGTCCCACCATGGTGAGTTGCCAGTGATGACTATGGACAGAGTTGGCCATTCTTGGTGCCATCCTTCTCTCTAATGAAGATTCTAGACGGCATTGCTTTTGCaggattcatttttaaaatgcatgtacCAATCTGTGATACACATCCTCTACTGCAGTAAATGTGAGGTATGCAGATACCATTCTTCTAGCAGCTTCTGCCTATTTGTACAGCCTTTAGGGGTCTGGCAACCTTGGCTATAACATTTACAGAATGCTATTGTTTGGTATTGATTGACTCCAGTGCTAAACTACTCCTAAGCTCAGATCCTAGCTGTGATATGTAACAGGCAGTATATGGAATAAGAATGTAGGTTTCACAACTTTTTCTTGAAGCCTTTGATACAAACCTCTTCCTCCTAGCTTATTACAATTAAGCCTAAGTATGTGAAATACAGTAATAGCTTATTCTTCCTCTCTTTACACTGACTTTGCTTCCCATCCTCTGCCTCTGGTCTTTCTTATGTTTATTTCTAGACTGCAGTCCCCTTGAGGAGAGACCCATggaagattttctttttaaactgttttttaatGTGTATATGAACTGACAACCTCACCTGGGTTTCTTGTACATTATACTCTCATCTCTGTTTTGTTTGCAGGTGATACTGTCACGACAGTATGGCTCAGAGGGCAGATTCACCTTCACTTCACACACACCTGGGGAACATCAGATCTGCCTACATTCCAATTCCACCAAATTTTCCCTTTTTGCAGGGGGCATGCTGGTaagatgtgtgtgtgttattgTGGAAGAGTGAGAGGTTGAGCCTGGGTTCACAAGCTAAGCGAGATAATGAGGAATCTTGCTGTAGTAGTGCATAACTGATGGCCAGAGGGTTTAccactcttcttcctccccacccccatgtcaTTCCAGAGGGTCCACCTTGATGTCCAGGTTGGGGAGCATGCCAATGATTATGCAGAAATTGCAGCCAAGGATAAACTGAGTGAGTTGCAGTTGCGCGTGCGCCAGCTCCTGGAGCAAATAGAGCAGATCCAGAAAGAGCAGAACTATCAGCGGGTAAGGGGTCTTGAGCAGACCACACATTATTTATTTgctgtatttttatcccacttttcttccaatATGGGGACTCAAATAATGTTCTCTGTACCATAAAGGTGGGGTGGGACTTGATCATTATACACATTCACACCAACAGAGCTACCCTGTTATTGGattaagtcaggggtctccaaacttttccgtACGAGGAAATATacatttttgcaggccaaaaaTATCCATTttataaaagaatgaatgaaatttaaatgaattaatACGTTTtacttggatatttttttttGAATCAacatgattcagaacaaaagagaaatgtggcgGTTACAAcaaaacaatgccatgcttaaacagagaaatgatatataatcgataaaaatgtcaaatgcaaatgcaaaaaatgaaaatgcaaatgCAAAAAAAGGTGTGGGCCAGAtgaaatcttgtggtgggctggatgtggcccccggtCCAGAGTTTGGAAGCCCCTGGATTAAGCCATTGACCTAGCTACACTGGGTTAACTGTAGTCTATATTCTGCACTAGTCCAGCACAAGGGTTGAGGAGCAAAGAAGAGCTACAGAAACTCCAGAGAGATGCAACCCTGTCAGCCACTCCCCCAGCTGACCTCCTGATAGCTGCACCTCCAGCACATACTAATCATGAGGTGGCACACCAAAAACAGCTTCACATGGGCAGTGCATGGAAGGAACCAATCAGTGCATGACAAATGGGAGCCACCCATATGATGTCAACATGCACACCCACACAAGGATGTTTCAAGATCTCGTACTGCAGGGAGCTACTATGGTACTGGCAGCAAAGAGCTAAAAACAAgcctcagcccccctcccctgacaTTCAGAATTTCTTATGCTACTCATACAAATGCCTTTTGACTACATCATTTTGAGAGATGGAAGATAGCACCCTTGGGAGGGAGCAAGTTTGTAGAGCAAATATATTAGCTTCTCCAGCTATATTCCCTCTAAGGGACTCCTACTTTGCAGACCCCTACTTTGACTGCATGGTGTTGTGGCACACGTTATTGCGGAACTTCCGGGTTGCCAAGCTCTGTGCTGCACGGAAATACGTGGTCgtgcagcttacagggaacatTGCCACCCCCGGGCAAGTGTTCAGGTCTCCATAGGGAAAATTCATCTGTTGGAAATAACTGTTTTGCCAGAAGAGGAACTGGCCAAGCCACCAGGGGAGCCCCCAGCTACACTCAAGCAAGCAAGGATGCTCGTGGCCTGTTATACTGAAACCTAGGCTGAGAGCCATGCAAGACAGGTTCAGGTTCAGCCAGCTTGCTGTAATCAACATCAAACTAAACTTTTGACTAGCCAgaagcactggcgtcgctagggggatgcggagggtgtgggccacactgggtgatgcgctgGGAGGGGTGGCGCGCCCTGGGGGAAGGACACACTAACttcacggctttaggagctaccacatcatgccataaactgttggatgcggaatggccagcagagtacaatgcaaaaatcagaattgaaatctttcctttccttcaaaagttatggccaaaaaaccggaaagaaaaaatgcatggatccctatggaaagtgaaagtgagctgtgtagtgcatttactcgcgagtaggcctacttgccatagtctgccggaaagggcaggctgagaggaatccaacaccagaatggccctgatccaatgaatgcagccccccaaaaaacctgagaatctcccccctcccagctgcgagcctgagcccgaaacgaagtcACATGGCcgtgcttactcacgagtaggcggacttaccttagtcaaggcaggttgagaggctccaaggacttGTCTGCTGCTCTTCATCCCGCCTACCTTACTCCTCTCTATCCATTTTTGAGCAAAGTTGCACGTGCCTGGTCTGTACTAAGAGAGGAGATACTGTAGAAGCTCCTGTGCCTATGTGTTCTACTGTTCCCTGAAGGCAGGTTTACTCAGCCTTCCAGATTTATTTATATCGgaatttattccttcttttcactTAAAATCCTAAAGTGGCTTCATAACTTTACATTTAACTACTGCCTTGCTgaccactgtttaaaaaaaaagttgataaTTGGCTTTTGATCACGAATGGGAAAGGGAGAGGCCTAAACTgctactttttgttgttgttcagtggcGAGAGGAACGCTTCCGGCAAACCAGTGAGAGCACAAACCAACGGGTTCTCTGGTGGTCCATTGTCCAGACCCTCATTCTTGTAGCCATTGGAGTTTGGCAGATGAGGCATCTCAAAAGTTTCTTTGAGGCCAAGAAGCTGGTATAAAAAAGAAGACAATTTCCACAACAGGTCTTCATCTAACACAGGAACAGTTTCCAGCATTTCAGATCTCTGCACTGTTCCCTCTTCTCTCCTCAGCCTTCCCTTCCACCAGACTGGTTATTGGCCAGGAGCAGTGTCATCTACCTCTTTCTGCCTCTGTCCAACTCCTCACCTCCCAGCTGTGATTGCAGTGCAGTGTTTTGACCCCTATGAGGCACTGTATTTTCTCCAGGCAATCAAGGCCAGCCCACCCCTTCTGCCTCTCATGCTCTCTACTACTATGTGAAGAGTTCATGGGAGAACTCCGTGGGTAGCTTTTCTCCTGCCGAAGAGTGTGGTTCATCAAATTGGGATCCGTTTTGCCAGCATCTCAAATGTCAAATGCCTAGAAAGTAATGCCAGTTTTGAGCACTGCTGTAGAAGCTTAATGTTACCAATGTGTTGCTCAGAAGGAAAATGCTGAATGAGAAGATCAGCTCAGCCTACTGTTCTTCTGTCCTGTCATATTGTGAATGGAATACAGAATGATTTGGGAATTAACTGTTTGTGGTGGAGCAATATTGTGAttatttcttgtgtgtgtgtgtttggggcaTGAGGGAGAAGTGGGGTATGTGTTAACCACTGGGATACTAATCAGGGATAGCCAACTACTGAAATTTACTTGATCTTCTTTATGTCTTCCTGCGGTAGCTTGTTAGAATTAAATGAACTGTTCCTAAGTACCTGCAACCACTGTTCTGCCAGATTGGATACTGCATTTCCTCACTAATATGAACTTAAAAGCAACTATAACGTTGGTTCTATGACAGTGCTGCTCATGGAGCAGGACTATGCAACGACATGCTTCTTACTTGTTGTTCCAGCAACCAAATCTTAGTAAGATGCACAGATATTGGTAGGACTCCCTTGCAATCTGCTTAATTTTCAGTCCAAGGCTACTTGGGTCATCTTTCCTTAAATATTTCTGGGCATCCAGCAAATGGATACATAATGCCAAAATTACGCCAAGCatctcctctttctccctccccaactTCAGGACAGCAGTtttggggaggaggaaagcaaaacAAGTGTGGTTTGGAGGATTGAAGTGAAGGGCCTGTTACTTGAtatcatttatttttgttttgtttgagaaATACAGTAGCTTGTTATTCTGTAATCCTGTCTGTTTGCTTTGGGTTTTCTGGGATTTAGAAATTAAGGCAGGGCAAACAGATAATTGTAAAATTTCTATAGCTGCACCATCTGCCTCTGCTTTATTGCTGCTGTAGAAGCCTGAAACAATTTTTTGTGCTTTTTCATGAGAGTTGGATTAAACCCAGCAGAGATcttaagaaaataaaatgtgGTTTGCCCAAAATTATCTTCATAATTAGCATTAATCACTTCTGAATGTGGAAAAGGATGCTTATCCCCTCATTAAATGTGAAAGGTAAAGTTCATCTGATGCCTGAGCAGAATGCACAATTATTTgcaacccgccagagaagcggttggccctctggatggtgagggagggaaaggggagataaaaggagacttagagatggcagagaaattaaatgagttctttgcatctgtcttcacggcagaagacctcgggcagataccgctgcccgaacggcccctcctaaccgaggagttaagtcagatagaggttaaaagagaagatgtttcagacctcattgataaattaaagatcaataagtcaccgggccctgatggcatccacccaagggttattaaggaattgaagaatgaagttgcagatctcttgactaaggtatgcaacttgtccctcaaaacggccacggtgccagaagattggaggatagcaaatgtcacgcctatttttaaaaagggaaagaggggggacccgggaaactgtaggccggtcagcctaacatccataccgggtaagatggtggaatgcctcatcaaagataggatctcaaaacacatagatgaacaggccttgctgagggagagtcagcatggcttctgtaagggtaagtcttgcatcacaaaccttatagaattctttgaaaaggtcaaacaggcatgtggatgcgggagaacccgtggacattatatatctggactttcagaaggcgtttgacacggtccctcaccaaaggctactgaaaaaaactccacaatcagggaattagaggacaggtcctctcgtggattgagaactggttggaggccaggaagcagagagtgggtgtcaatgggcaattttcacaatggagagaggtgaaaagcggtgtgccccaaggatctgtcctgggaccggtgcttttcaacctcttcataaatgacctggagacagggttgagcagtgaagtggctaagtttgcagacgacaccaaacttttccgagtggtaaagaccagaagtgattgtgaggagctccagaaggatctctccagactggcagaatgggcagcaaaatggcagatgcgcttcaatgtcagtaagtgtaaagtcatgcacattggggcaaaaaatcaacacatataggctgatgggttctgagctgtctgtgacagatcaggagagagatcttggggtggtggtggacaggtcgatgaaagtgtcgatccaacgtgcggtggcagtgaagaaggccaattctatgcttgggatcattaggaagggtattgagaacaaaacggctagtattataatgctgttgtacaaatcgatggtaaggccacacctggagtattgtgtccagttctggtcgccgcatctcaaaaaagacatagtggaaatggaaaaggtgcaaaagagagcgactaagatgattacggggctggggcaccttccttatgaggaaaggctacggcgtttgggcctcttcagcctagaaaagagacgcttgaggggggacatgattgagacatacaaaattatgcagggaatggacagagtggatagggagatgctctttgagtgttgggcgggttaggacagacaaaagaaaatatttctttactcagcgtgtggtcggtctgtggaactccttgccacaggatgtggtgctggcgtctagcctagacgcctttaaaaggggattggacaagtttctggaggaaaaatccattatggggtacaagccatgatgtgtatgtgcaacctcctgattttagaaatgggttaagtcagaatgccagatgtaggggagggcaccaggatgaggtctcttgttatctggtgtgctccctggggcatttggtgggccgctgtgagatacaggaagctggactagatgggcctatggcctgatccagtggggctgttcttatgttcttatttaactGAAGGCAGAGAGCTTGATATGAAAGAAACAACTATTCTGAGCTTTGTGGTTCAAATGGCACCAGCCTCTCCATTTCTAAAATGACCTGTACAGTCTGGATGTTTTGCATGCTGCGGTTGTATCTCTTGTGTAACTGACTAACAACATGGGTGGTAATGAACAATTGCTGAGAGTACCACACTTGGGAGTGTTCGCAGGAGTTGTGCTGACTTGTTAGAATCCACTCTGAACTGTGCTTACTGGAGTGCTCAGCATGTTGAAAGCCAGAGCAGAACTTGCTCAGTGTTAAGTAGCTGAACCCTATTAGAGCAACCCCTTGAGGACATTAAACCTAGCTTATTGATAGCCCTATATGGCTTACTCCAAGACACATGGAAAACAGGTTGATATGCTGGGAGGAGGAGCTCTTTCTAGGGTGTactagatgtgtgaataaatgctAGGCTGCCGTCATTTTTCAACTTCTAGCACTAGAGAGCTGTTTTTTGGTCTTACTTCCAGCACCTAAAGTCAGtggcaaactccccccccccacctggggcAAAGATCTGCTGTGGCGCCCCCCGCGAGATGCCATCTCCCTCTACACACAAAGCCGTCCCCTCGACTTGCACGACTCCAGGACCAAtcagggaagtgttctgaggcttccctgtggtcttaaacaggaaaccagaagtatctgATGGCGTCAAGAACCTCAGGGAGGCGTCCCACGTGGTCCTAGTGCATGGGCTCAGCGCTCAGGGCATTTGACCCATTCATAAAGTGCTGGATCCACTACTGCCTAGGGTTGCGTTTGTTTTTTACCTTCTAGCATGCTCACCATGCTAGCTATCTTTCCTGCGAAGGAGCTCAAAAACATGGCCGCTTCCATGAATAATGTTATGAGGAATATATGTTGTTATGCTTTGTTCTGAGGAAACAACTGAGTGCAGCCATCTCGTATGACAAATAGGGGAGGCAGTGGAGGAGTGGTTTTTGAACTTGCATCAAAGGAGCCATTCATTCTTGAGATCTTAAAAAGCATTATAAAGAAGTTAATAATTGTAAGGTACCTTTAATAACTTTAAGGCAACAATTAAAAATTGCAAAAATACCCTGAAGTAGGTTTAACACCATTTTAGTTCCATTCTTATAATGAATTGTATTTCTAGCGTACTAGAAACCTGTTTGCAACCTTCCTGCTATTTTCaatctgaaaaacaaatgcagtccTAATGCCCTGCTGTTGGAATGAGGTATGCTGGGAAGGGGAATTTCTGGATGTATGTGTATTGAGTCTCCCAGATAGCAGGTTTTTGGCATGACATGAGTTTTTGTTACAAATAACAACATCCAGCTGAAGATTTTCAAGATCCTTACTACAGCATAAGGCCAAACTACTTTGTTCCTATGTAGTCAAATAGtctgtttctttcccttcctaGTATCAGCTACTGCTgttatcttagggtgcaatcctaaccccttatgccagtgctttccagcactaagggcaatgcagctctgaggtaagggaacaaacattcccttactttgaggaggcctccgtgagtgacacccagctgcaggatgcagcacatgtcccattggcaccgctataccagtgctggaaagcactgacataaggggttagaattgtgcccttagtgggtTAAATAAAAGATAGGACTGACTGCAAGGTTTAAATGGGAAACGAAAtacctgacagtgcaatcctatgcatgtttatttaacccatttttgcccagcctacaggtgtacacatttgatctctgttgcatatatgcaacgttgggcagaaatggcttaaaagtcaGCTCaaagttaaatggaacttactcccaggtaagtgtgcataggactgcagccactggAACCCCTTGTATAGTAGGGAATAAACCCAACTGAAACTTCGGAGAAAATATAGGCTTGTAttataaggctgtaatcctgtgcacatttatttagCAATAAGTCCTATGGAACTTGGTGGTATAGCTGAGTAAACAAATACAGGTTTGGAGTGCATATCTTGTTGTTGAGGGGTCAGTTtaaatttttgcctggcccacaggtgtatacatttggtccatGTTTCATATATGCAgcgatgggcagaaatggcttaaggagggAATGCGTGCATGGCTACAGAATAACACATG is a window from the Tiliqua scincoides isolate rTilSci1 chromosome 2, rTilSci1.hap2, whole genome shotgun sequence genome containing:
- the TMED9 gene encoding transmembrane emp24 domain-containing protein 9 — its product is MAAPCCGLSMVLRRLVLLLVAGIVSPGWGLYFHLGETERKCFIEEIPDETMVIGNYRTQLFDKQQEMYLPATPGLGMFVEVKDPDDKVILSRQYGSEGRFTFTSHTPGEHQICLHSNSTKFSLFAGGMLRVHLDVQVGEHANDYAEIAAKDKLSELQLRVRQLLEQIEQIQKEQNYQRWREERFRQTSESTNQRVLWWSIVQTLILVAIGVWQMRHLKSFFEAKKLV